The Arachis hypogaea cultivar Tifrunner chromosome 16, arahy.Tifrunner.gnm2.J5K5, whole genome shotgun sequence genome contains a region encoding:
- the LOC112757510 gene encoding protein FAR1-RELATED SEQUENCE 5-like translates to MHAKCVIEDNDEAGIRPNKTFLALANESGGPSNLGYSEKNLRNYITAKLRTSNVNVDVREMMNYFIIIKDINPNFFYAVNLDNECIDYHLRRSSVSTTMCMGITPQRIITDQCKSIFRAIKNVLPDTRHRWCIWHITKKLPHKLRGYRRYRELYDEFNDIVWNSRPRSHLRITDLFDDRCMWVPIFFKGEFWAAMKSTQRSESMHSFYENFLHSRTSLVQFVHKYDNVLGIKEQRKLEDDAADLRGVIPCATTSPIERQFQQEYTTCMFRDVQIEFVKKANCRVSVVAEEGPVVCMKVEEEKLVNDSILCVPYDVHFYRSTQEVHCECNLFESSGVLCCHCLEVFHSYKDFVNDDEETALLHAALEETRVKLTAHRVNKRSETVADSHNNNGSTSSNVAVVMDIQAPSKVNTKGRPKSKRLGATLEKSFKKSARRKNKHDPSVVCPESTQDVRFGGVVGQADPEQVGGFMSLLSSFSKS, encoded by the exons ATGCATGCGAAGTGCGTGATTGAAGACAATGATGAGGCTGGGATTCGACCAAACAAGACTTTCCTAGCTTTGGCAAATGAGTCTGGGGGCCCATCTAACCTGGGATACTCAGAAAAGAATTTACGAAACTATATTACAGCTAAGCTCCGAACCAGCAATGTCAACGTGGATGTCAGAGAGATGATGAACTATTTCATAATAATAAAGGACATCAATCCAAACTTCTTCTACGCGGTGAATTTGGACAATGAGT GCATTGATTACCATTTGCGTCGTTCGTCGGTCTCAACCACCATG TGCATGGGAATTACTCCACAGCGGATCATTACCGATCAATGCAAATCCATTTTTCGTGCAATAAAAAATGTGTTACCCGATACACGCCACCGGTGGTGCATCTGGCACATTACGAAAAAGTTACCGCACAAGCTTAGAGGTTATCGCCGGTACAGAGAGTTGTATGATGAGTTCAATGATATTGTGTGGAACTCTCGACCGAGAAGTCATTTGAGGATAACTG ACCTCTTTGATGATCGATGCATGTGGGTCCCAATATTCTTCAAGGGTGAATTTTGGGCTGCCATGAAAAGCACGCAAAGGAGTGAGAGCATGCACTCATTCTACGAAAATTTTTTACACAGTCGGACTAGCTTGGTCCAATTTGTTCACAAATATGACAATGTGCTTGGAATTAAGGAGCAAAGGAAACTGGAGGATGATGCAGCAGACTTGAGGGGGGTTATCCCTTGTGCAACGACCTCACCTATAGAGAGACAATTTCAGCAGGAGTACACTACCTGCATGTTTAGGGATGTTCAAATTGAGTTTGTTAAGAAGGCTAATTGTAGGGTCTCTGTTGTTGCTGAAGAGGGGCCAGTGGTATGCATGAAGGTTGAAGAGGAAAAACTAGTGAATGATAGTATTCTTTGTGTTCCGTACGACGTCCACTTTTATCGATCCACACAGGAGGTTCATTGTGAGTGTAATCTATTTGAGAGTTCAGGAGTGTTATGCTGTCATTGTCTTGAAGTCTTCCATTCTTACAAG GATTTTGTAAACGACGATGAAGAAACAGCCTTGCTCCATGCTGCTCTAGAAGAAACAAGAGTTAAGTTGACTGCTCACCGTGTCAACAAGAGGTCCGAGACTGTGGCGGACTCCCACAACAATAATGGCTCAACAAGTTCGAACGTTGCCGTTGTGATGGACATCCAAGCCCCATCGAAGGTCAACACAAAGGGCCGGCCAAAGAGTAAGAGGCTCGGCGCTACCCTGGAGAAGTCATTTAAAAAATCTGCTCGGAGAAAAAACAAGCATGACCCCTCG GTGGTTTGTCCGGAGTCAACTCAAGATGTAAGATTCGGTGGTGTTGTAGGCCAGGCTGATCCCGAACAAGTTGGTGGCTTCATGTCTTTATTAAGCTCCTTTAGCAAAAGTTAA